Proteins from one Halopseudomonas pelagia genomic window:
- the flgD gene encoding flagellar hook assembly protein FlgD has translation MSIANSIGTGASVLDQYGRDDSREVQGDEMGKDQFLTLLVTQLNNQDPLAPQENGEFIAQLAQFSTVEGIETLNTSMESLLSGYQSSQALQASSLVGRKVIVPTDKAMVDTAEGVKGQLALPEPSTNVYVNVLDDEGSLVTRINLGAQDTGMHDFIWDGTDASGNIMPPGRYKFEAQASIDGENKQLATLLPANVDSVSLGNGAGGQMTLNVAGLGSINLSDVYSISQ, from the coding sequence ATGAGTATTGCCAATTCAATCGGTACCGGCGCCAGCGTGCTGGATCAGTACGGCCGGGACGACAGTCGTGAGGTCCAGGGTGACGAGATGGGCAAGGACCAGTTCCTTACGCTGCTGGTCACGCAGCTCAATAACCAGGATCCGCTGGCGCCCCAGGAAAACGGCGAGTTCATTGCCCAACTGGCGCAATTCAGCACGGTGGAGGGTATTGAAACGCTCAATACCTCAATGGAATCTCTGCTCAGCGGCTATCAGTCGTCTCAAGCCCTGCAAGCCTCCTCATTGGTAGGGCGCAAGGTCATCGTGCCCACCGACAAGGCAATGGTTGATACCGCCGAGGGCGTCAAGGGCCAGTTGGCTTTGCCCGAGCCCAGCACGAATGTCTACGTCAACGTACTCGATGATGAGGGCAGCCTGGTGACGCGCATCAATCTCGGCGCTCAGGATACGGGTATGCACGACTTTATCTGGGACGGTACTGACGCTAGCGGCAATATCATGCCGCCCGGGCGTTACAAGTTTGAAGCTCAGGCCAGTATCGATGGTGAGAACAAGCAACTGGCGACGTTGTTGCCGGCCAATGTTGACAGCGTTTCTCTTGGCAATGGCGCTGGTGGGCAGATGACCCTGAACGTTGCCGGCCTTGGCAGCATTAATTTATCCGACGTGTATTCAATCAGTCAGTAA
- a CDS encoding flagellar hook protein FlgE, translated as MSFNTGLSGIRAASSDLNITGNNIANAGTVGFKGSRAEFGDVYAASILGTGRNAVGSGVLLNNVAQQFTQGNINYTENSLDLAINGNGFFVTSDEGALSYTRAGYFGTDREGFLTNNSGARLQGFGVNAASGQINQGVQTDLRVDTRSADPRATSEIDSTINLNSSNVRPAQWAQSYDNASSGDPVYQDAYDETILANSALPVPLPDAEIAIIADTAGRLAAGRATFDPTDSSTYNSSTSVNVFDSLGNPHTLTKYFVKTGGNNWDMYTLIDGRDVATNNLPSPDKTLFDPQPVELSFDENGRLETPQPLGTPGKAIQGWNPVDSTGQPTGADTGVEFDINLTGTTQFASSFAVTAVSQDGFTTGELAGLSIDEEGLLVARYTNGQTRTQGQVVLANFANQQGLTPLGDTAWAQSSASGEPVVGAPQSGTLGAIQSGALEQSNVDLSEQLINLIIAQRNYQANAKTIQTEDAVTQTIINLR; from the coding sequence ATGTCTTTTAATACAGGTTTGAGTGGTATCCGGGCGGCGTCATCCGATCTGAATATCACTGGTAACAATATTGCCAACGCAGGCACGGTTGGTTTCAAAGGTTCGCGGGCCGAGTTTGGCGATGTGTATGCGGCATCGATTCTTGGCACTGGCCGTAATGCCGTTGGTAGCGGTGTGCTACTGAATAATGTGGCGCAGCAGTTTACTCAAGGCAACATCAACTATACCGAAAACAGTCTTGATTTGGCTATCAACGGTAATGGCTTCTTTGTTACCAGCGACGAGGGTGCGCTGAGCTATACCAGAGCTGGATACTTCGGTACTGATCGTGAAGGTTTCCTCACTAATAACAGCGGAGCTCGGTTGCAGGGGTTTGGCGTGAATGCCGCTTCTGGGCAGATAAACCAAGGAGTGCAGACCGATTTGCGAGTAGATACTCGCTCGGCTGATCCGCGAGCGACGTCTGAAATTGATTCGACCATCAATCTGAACTCTTCCAATGTACGTCCAGCTCAGTGGGCGCAGAGTTACGATAATGCTTCCAGCGGCGACCCGGTGTACCAAGATGCGTATGATGAAACCATTTTGGCCAATTCGGCGTTACCGGTTCCACTCCCCGACGCAGAAATCGCTATAATTGCAGACACCGCAGGTCGTCTAGCGGCCGGACGGGCGACCTTCGATCCTACTGACTCGTCAACCTACAACAGCTCCACGTCTGTCAATGTGTTTGATAGCTTGGGTAATCCGCATACGCTGACCAAATATTTTGTAAAGACCGGTGGTAATAATTGGGACATGTATACTCTGATTGACGGTCGTGATGTGGCGACTAACAACCTGCCAAGCCCTGACAAAACCCTTTTTGATCCACAGCCTGTTGAATTGAGTTTTGATGAAAATGGTCGATTGGAAACTCCGCAGCCTCTTGGTACGCCTGGTAAGGCTATCCAAGGTTGGAATCCGGTGGATAGTACCGGCCAGCCGACTGGCGCAGATACAGGCGTCGAGTTTGATATCAATCTCACCGGTACCACGCAGTTTGCATCAAGCTTCGCAGTCACCGCAGTCTCGCAGGACGGCTTTACCACAGGTGAATTGGCAGGGCTGTCTATCGACGAAGAAGGTCTTCTGGTTGCGCGTTATACCAATGGCCAGACTCGGACTCAGGGTCAAGTAGTACTCGCCAATTTTGCTAACCAGCAGGGTCTGACTCCGCTTGGTGACACGGCTTGGGCGCAATCTTCCGCCTCCGGTGAGCCGGTTGTAGGCGCGCCGCAATCAGGTACTTTGGGCGCCATCCAATCGGGCGCGTTGGAGCAGTCCAATGTGGATCTGTCTGAGCAACTGATTAACCTGATTATTGCTCAGCGTAACTATCAGGCTAACGCCAAGACCATTCAGACCGAAGATGCGGTAACCCAGACCATTATCAATCTGCGGTAA
- the flgF gene encoding flagellar basal-body rod protein FlgF, whose translation MDKSLFISMSGASQNMLAQRAHANNLANVSTTGFRRDFEQARSMPVYGESLPTRAYAMTERPGTDMSSGTLQETGRDMDLAVEGDGWIAVQAPDGTEAYTRAGSLNIDAFGLLRTSSGLPVLGNAGPIALPPADKVEIGQDGTITIRALGEAPNVLADVDRIKLVNPDPAALRKGEDGLMRVEGALEQPADGAVRVATGFLESSNVNAVEEMTAMLSLARQFELHIKMMRTAEENSSTTNRLLQMS comes from the coding sequence GTGGACAAATCCTTATTCATTTCCATGAGCGGAGCCAGCCAGAACATGCTGGCGCAACGCGCTCACGCCAATAATCTGGCCAACGTCAGCACCACAGGCTTCCGGCGCGACTTTGAACAAGCCCGGTCGATGCCGGTATACGGTGAAAGCCTGCCCACCCGCGCCTACGCCATGACTGAACGGCCGGGTACAGACATGTCTTCGGGTACCTTGCAGGAGACTGGCCGGGATATGGATCTGGCGGTTGAAGGGGATGGCTGGATTGCGGTTCAGGCGCCGGACGGCACTGAGGCTTATACCCGTGCAGGTAGTCTGAATATTGACGCCTTCGGTTTGCTTCGCACTTCCAGTGGCTTGCCGGTGCTCGGCAACGCCGGCCCCATCGCTTTGCCGCCGGCAGACAAGGTCGAAATTGGTCAGGACGGCACCATCACCATCCGCGCCCTGGGCGAAGCGCCGAATGTGCTGGCGGATGTGGACCGGATCAAGCTGGTCAATCCGGATCCCGCAGCATTGCGTAAGGGCGAGGACGGCCTGATGCGCGTCGAAGGCGCTCTTGAACAACCCGCCGACGGCGCGGTACGCGTCGCCACTGGCTTTCTGGAAAGCAGCAACGTCAATGCGGTCGAGGAAATGACCGCGATGTTGTCACTGGCCCGGCAATTCGAGCTGCACATCAAGATGATGCGCACCGCCGAAGAGAACAGCAGCACGACCAACCGACTTTTGCAGATGAGCTAA